CCGTTCCGGGAGTGTCGCCGTCGAATCGGGGAGAGCCGACGGACTCGCGCTATCCTCCCCCACCCTCCACCGGATCGTGACAGAAAAGCGAAATGATCGCATCGAGATTGCCGATCCATTTGTGCAGCCGCTACCCGCGATATCCGGACGGCTGGGTTACGGCGCCTTTGTTTTCCGCAAGAAAGACGAGGTGTTCCAGGCCGCCTGGAACGAGGCACAAAAGGATTTCATCGGGAGCCCTGATCACCTTCAAATCCTGAAGAGCTTCGGCTTCACTGAAGCGGAGGTCCCGGGTTCCGTAACCACTGCGGAGGTCCTGTCGCCATGAATAAGGACAACCCCACGTTCGGATTGCCGGACGCCCGGCGGCAGGCATCACCTCGTTTCAACCGCTGGATCCTTGCCGTACTCGTTTCCGCCGCCCTGGTCTGTGCCGATATGGCCTGGATGTACATACGACACCAAGAGCTCGTCAAGCAAGCCACGATGATAACGGACAATATCAGCCAGGCGAGGATCGAACTGGGCAAGGGGTTCCTCCACCTGAGCCGGTCGGAACATCGGGATTCTCCGTTCAGTCGCGAAAAAGGGCTGGCGCTGCTGCGCCAGTCGATTGGCTCCCTCGATGCCGCCGTGGTAGACCTCGGGCTTTCCGGTAAGGAGGAGTGGCAGAGCTACCGCAGAAGCCTGAGATTTTCGGCTGCCCACCTGGCGGAACTGTCGGACGCGGGCATGGACGAACAAACCAGGCAGATAAGCATCCGGATCGCGTTCAACGAGATGGAGGAACGGGCCGGCATTCTCGGCAACCTGGCGAAAACGCACCTCCAGGATATCTCAGACCGCCTCTTCCGGGAATTCATGGCAGCCCTTTCCATGGCGGCATTGCTTCTATTGGTCCTGTCCCTTGTCCTGGTCCGCACCGGCCGGATGCGAAAGGCTTACGAGGATGCCCTTGCGTCAAACGAGCGTTTTGCCAGCGACGTCGTCAATTCCATTCTCACGAACATGGCCGTCCTGGACAGGCAGGGCGTCATCACGGCCGTGAACGATGCGTGGGTCCGATTCGCCCGGGAAAACGACGCCCCGGACCAGAAAGCATATGTCGGTACAAGCTACCTGAAAGTCTGCATCGATGCCTGGCGCCGTGACAACGACACACTGGCCGCCTGCGCCATGCAGGGTATCCAGGAAGTCCTGGAAGGGACAAAGACCGCTTTTTCCCTGGAATATCCCTGCCACTCCCCCGCTGTTGAACGCTGGTTCAACATGCGCGTCGCCCGGTTGCGGGGAGAGGGTCAGGGAGCCGTCATCACCCACACGGACATCACAGCCCGCTGGAAGGCCGAGGAAGCAGTCGCGCGCTCCAACCAGCAGCGCCAGTTGGCCCTGGACGCGGCACACCTGGGGTGGTGGAGCTATAACCCGGCAACGAAGATGGCAAGCTACGATCGGCAATACAGGGAAATCTTCGATGTATCGGGGAGTCAGAGGCCCAACGAGGAGATCCTCGCCCGCCTTCATCCCGACGACCTGCCCCGCGTGTGGGCGGCCGTCGAGGCGGCGCTGGATCCTGCAAACCCGGTCCCGTACGCCGTGACATACCGCGTGAACATCCCCGACGGATCCGTCCGCTGGGTGGAAGCCCACGGATTGGCCGCGTTCGAGGGCGAAGGCGAGGCTCGGCACGCTGTCGACTTCGTCGGAACCGTGGAGAACATCACGGCGCGCACGGAGGAGGAGACAAGGCGGGAAGCCCTGAACCATCTCTCAAGAATTCTGGCGGAAGCCTCCGACCTCAAAACGGCAGCGCCTGACATCGTGCGGATGGTGGCCGAGTCCCTTGGGTGGGATTATGGCGAGATGTGGCTCCACGACGCCCTTGAGGACAAAATTCGCCGCGAAGCGTCCTGGCACCGGGAGGCGGAAGAGATCGCCGCGTTTGATGTCTTCAGCCGTGACTGGACGTTTTCGGGGATGGAAGGACTCCCCGGCAAGGCATTTCGCGAGGGTCGCATCATCTGGCCGGAAGATCTGCTCGGAGACCAGGATTTCCTGCGGGCCGAACAGGCGTCCAGGGCGGGACTGAAATCGGCCGTTGCCGTGCCGATCCGGGCGAGAGGTCAGACCAATGGAGTCCTCGTTTTCTTTTCCGCGACAAGACAGCAGGAGAACGAATCCATCCTGCATTTCCTTGAAGAAACCGGAAACCGGGTGGGGCACTTCGTCGCCCGCCGGCAGGCGGAGGCGGCTCTCGCGGAAAGTGAGCGAAAGTACCGTCTCATCATGGACAACACGGCGGACACCATCACCCTGCTGGATATGAATCTCCAGATCACCTACGTCAGCCCTTCGATTCAGCGGCTTCGCGGATACACCGCCGAGGAGGCGGCCGGGCAGACGCTGGACCGGATCATGCCGCCGGAATCCCTGGAGAAGGCCTTGCGGATCGCGGAGGAGGAACTGGCCATGGAGGCGGCGGGAGACGCGGACCCGCATCGAAGCAGAACCGCCGTGCTGGAGCTCTACTGCAGGGACGGAAGCATCATCTGGGTCGATACGACCATGTCTTTCGTCCGCGACGAAAACGGAAAGCCCATATCCATTCTCATCGCAACCCGCAACATCACCGACCGCAAGCATGCCGAAGACGAACTGCGGGCCAGCGAGGCCCGGTACCGGCGGATCATCAGCACCGCCAAGGAGGGCATTGCCATGACGGGCGCGGACGACCGCATCTCCTACGTCAATGCCAGCATGCAGGAAATGACGGGATATCGGGAAGATGAGCTCGTCGGACGACACGTGCTGTCCATGGTCTTCCCGGAGGACGTTCCGGATCACCGGGAAAAAATGAGGCGCCGTCACGATGGCGGCTCCGAAGTGTACGAGCGTAGATTCCGCCGCAAGGACAGCGGGGAGCTGTGGACCATCGTCTCCTCTGCCCCGGTTCTGGACGAGCAGAACCGGTTCCAGGGATCGTTCGCCATGTTCACAGACATCACCGAGCGCAAGCAGGTGGAGCGGGAACTCGAGGAGGAGCGGCGCTCCCTCGAACGCAGGGTCGCAGAGAGGACGGAGGAGCTGGCCCGGACCAACCGGGAACTTGCGGACCTGTATAACGGCGCTCCCTGCGGGTATCACTCGCTGGATGCAGACGGGGTCATTGTGCACATCAACGACACGGAACTCGGCTGGCTTGGCTACAGCCGGGATGAGGTGGTCGGGAAGATGAAGATCACCGGCTGGTTTACTCCGGATAGCCTGGAAAGATTCCGGAATACTTATCCTGTGTTCATGGCGCAGGGTTACATACACGATATTGAACTGGACATGGTCCGCAAAGACGGGACGATCCTCCCCGTGCTGGTCAGCGCGACGGCCGTCAGGGATGAGTCCGGGCGCTACATCATGAGCCGCTCGACCGTCCTCGACCACACAACCCAGAGAAAAGCCGCCGCGGAGCTGCGAAAGGCGAAGGAGCTGGCGGAGCAGGCCGCACAGGCGAAGGCGGAGTTCCTGGCGAACATGAGCCATGAGATACGGACGCCCATGAACGCCGTGATCGGGTTTTCCGGGCTGGCCCTGAAGACGGACCTGAACCCGAAGCAGCGGGACTACCTGGAAAAGATCAAGGACTCGGGGAGGCACCTGCTGGGCATCATCAACGACATCCTGGACTTCTCCAAGATCGAGGCGGGGAAGCTGCCGGTGGAGCACACGGAGTTCGATCTGCAGAAGGTCCTGGAGAACGTCTCCACCCTGATTTCGGAGAAGACGTCGGCGAAGGAGCTGGAGCTGATGTTCCGTATCGGGAAGGACACGCCCTACAGCCTTGTCGGCGACCCGCTGCGCCTGGGCCAGATCCTGGTGAACTACGCCAACAACGCCGTCAAGTTCACCGAAGAGGGGGAAATCGTCATCTCCGTCGAGAAGGAGGAGGAGACGGAGGACGAGGTGGTGCTGCGTTTTTCTGTCCGGGACACGGGGATCGGGCTGACGAAGGAGCAGCAGGGAAAGCTGTTCCAGTCCTTCCAGCAGGCGGACACGTCCATTTCACGGCAGCATGGGGGCACAGGCCTCGGACTGGCGATATCCAGGGAACTGGCCCACCTGATGGGGGGCGAGGTGGGGGTGGAGAGCGAGCACGGAAAGGGGAGCACCTTCTGGTTCACGGCGCGGCTGGGCAAAGGGAAGGTCCGGGAACGGACATTTCTCCCCGAACCGGACCTCCGGGGCAAGCGGATCCTGCTGGTGGATGACAACGAGATGAGCCGGATCATCCTGGAGGACCTGCTGAGGGGGATGACCTTCATCACGAAGAGTGTCACATCCGGTCGAGAGGCCCTGGAGGAGATCCGTACGGCCGGTGAGGCGGGCCGGCCGTATGAGGTCGTCATGCTGGACTGGAGGATGAAGGAAATGGACGGAATCCAGACCGCCCGGGCCATCCGGCAACTGCCCCTGGATGCTGTTCCGTATCTGGTGATGGTCACCGCCTACGGGCGCGAGGAAGTACTGAATGAAGCGGCCCTGGCGGGATTCGAGCACGTGCTCATCAAGCCGGTCGCTGCCTCAACGTTGTTCAATACCCTGGTTCATGTGATGGGGGGGAAGGAGGTCTGGACGACGGATGAAGATCGGCGAAAGGACACACCGGATGTGGACCTTGAACCCCTGCGGGGAGCCTCGATTCTCCTGGTGGAGGACAACGCGCTGAACCGAGAGCTGGCGGTCGAGCTGCTGGTTCAGGCGGGGATGAAAGTGGACAAGGCAGAGGACGGCCGGGAGTCCGTCGAGAAGATCCGCCGGGAGACCTACGACCTGGTGCTGATGGACATGCAGATGCCGGTCATGGACGGGGTAACGGCGACACGGGAGATCCGGAGGGACAAACGCTTCCGGGACCTGCCGATCCTGGCCATGACGGCGAATGTGATGCAGGCGGACATCGACCGGTGCCTGGAAGCAGGGATGAACGACCACATCGGGAAGCCCATCGACCCGGCGGACCTGTTCGGGAAGCTCCTGAAGTGGATCCGGCCGCACGAGGGAGGCCCCATCCAGAAGGACCCCGGGAAGGGCACCCCCAAGGTCGAGACCGGGGCAGGCCCCGAACCGTCGGGCGAGGAAGCCGTACCGGAGATCCCCGGGCTGGACACCGCTCTGGGGCTGCGCCGGATCATGGGGAACCGCTCCGCCTACGGGAAGCTCCTGAGGATGTACATGGATAACCAGGAGCCCGCCCCGGCGCAGATCCGGGAGAGCCTGGCGGCGGGGGATTACGAGACCGCGCGCCGCCTGGCCCACTCGGCGAAGGGGGTGAGCGCCAACATCGGGGCCGTCCGCGTCCAGGAGCTGGCGGCCACCCTGGAGCAGTTGATCGTGGAGAGGAAATCCCGCGGGGAGATCGACCAGGCCCTGGAGGCCTATGCCGCGGAGCTGGAGAAACTGATCTCCAGCCTGGCCGGGGTGATCCCCCGCCCCGTGGCCACCGAGGTCTCCCCGGGCGTGGATGAGGCGAAGATGACCGGAGTAACGGAGAAGATAAAAGAGCTTCTGGCGAACGGGGACAGCGAGATCCCGGAGTACTTCGAGCGCGAATACGGCACGCTGCAGGCGATCCTGGGGCCTGGCTCCTTCGGTCCCTTCGAGTCGGCCGTCCGCCGGTACGATTTCGAGAAGGCACTGGAGTTAATGGATACCCGGAGGGACAAGGATCGGAAGTGAACATGAGGAGGTGATCATGTCAATGGGCGAACCGAAGGAAAAGCAGACGGTCCTGATCGCGGACGACGCACCGGAAAACCTGGCCCTGATGAGCAGCATCCTCAAGGATCAATACAACATCAAGATGGCCAACAACGGCGAACGGGCGCTGAAGCTCGCGATGACCGGAACGCCGCTCGATATTATCCTGCTGGACGTCATGATGCCCGGCATGGATGGGCACGAGGTCTGCCGTCTCCTGAAGGAAAATGTCAACACCCGGAAAATCCCGGTCATCTTCGTCACTTCCAGAGACGATGTACAAGACGAGTCCCTGGGGTTCGCCATCGGAGCCGAAGATTACATCACCAAGCCCGTAAGTCCCCCTATCGTCCGGGCCCGGGTGGCCACCCACCTGGCTCTCTACAACCAGCGCAAAAGCCTCGAAGACGAGGTACGGAAGCGCACCGAGGAGATCGAGGAAACCCGCCTGGAGATCATTCGCCGGCTCGGGCGGGCTGCGGAATATAGAGACAACGAAACGGGCATGCACGTCATCCGCATGAGC
This window of the Syntrophales bacterium genome carries:
- a CDS encoding PAS domain S-box protein; translated protein: MNKDNPTFGLPDARRQASPRFNRWILAVLVSAALVCADMAWMYIRHQELVKQATMITDNISQARIELGKGFLHLSRSEHRDSPFSREKGLALLRQSIGSLDAAVVDLGLSGKEEWQSYRRSLRFSAAHLAELSDAGMDEQTRQISIRIAFNEMEERAGILGNLAKTHLQDISDRLFREFMAALSMAALLLLVLSLVLVRTGRMRKAYEDALASNERFASDVVNSILTNMAVLDRQGVITAVNDAWVRFARENDAPDQKAYVGTSYLKVCIDAWRRDNDTLAACAMQGIQEVLEGTKTAFSLEYPCHSPAVERWFNMRVARLRGEGQGAVITHTDITARWKAEEAVARSNQQRQLALDAAHLGWWSYNPATKMASYDRQYREIFDVSGSQRPNEEILARLHPDDLPRVWAAVEAALDPANPVPYAVTYRVNIPDGSVRWVEAHGLAAFEGEGEARHAVDFVGTVENITARTEEETRREALNHLSRILAEASDLKTAAPDIVRMVAESLGWDYGEMWLHDALEDKIRREASWHREAEEIAAFDVFSRDWTFSGMEGLPGKAFREGRIIWPEDLLGDQDFLRAEQASRAGLKSAVAVPIRARGQTNGVLVFFSATRQQENESILHFLEETGNRVGHFVARRQAEAALAESERKYRLIMDNTADTITLLDMNLQITYVSPSIQRLRGYTAEEAAGQTLDRIMPPESLEKALRIAEEELAMEAAGDADPHRSRTAVLELYCRDGSIIWVDTTMSFVRDENGKPISILIATRNITDRKHAEDELRASEARYRRIISTAKEGIAMTGADDRISYVNASMQEMTGYREDELVGRHVLSMVFPEDVPDHREKMRRRHDGGSEVYERRFRRKDSGELWTIVSSAPVLDEQNRFQGSFAMFTDITERKQVERELEEERRSLERRVAERTEELARTNRELADLYNGAPCGYHSLDADGVIVHINDTELGWLGYSRDEVVGKMKITGWFTPDSLERFRNTYPVFMAQGYIHDIELDMVRKDGTILPVLVSATAVRDESGRYIMSRSTVLDHTTQRKAAAELRKAKELAEQAAQAKAEFLANMSHEIRTPMNAVIGFSGLALKTDLNPKQRDYLEKIKDSGRHLLGIINDILDFSKIEAGKLPVEHTEFDLQKVLENVSTLISEKTSAKELELMFRIGKDTPYSLVGDPLRLGQILVNYANNAVKFTEEGEIVISVEKEEETEDEVVLRFSVRDTGIGLTKEQQGKLFQSFQQADTSISRQHGGTGLGLAISRELAHLMGGEVGVESEHGKGSTFWFTARLGKGKVRERTFLPEPDLRGKRILLVDDNEMSRIILEDLLRGMTFITKSVTSGREALEEIRTAGEAGRPYEVVMLDWRMKEMDGIQTARAIRQLPLDAVPYLVMVTAYGREEVLNEAALAGFEHVLIKPVAASTLFNTLVHVMGGKEVWTTDEDRRKDTPDVDLEPLRGASILLVEDNALNRELAVELLVQAGMKVDKAEDGRESVEKIRRETYDLVLMDMQMPVMDGVTATREIRRDKRFRDLPILAMTANVMQADIDRCLEAGMNDHIGKPIDPADLFGKLLKWIRPHEGGPIQKDPGKGTPKVETGAGPEPSGEEAVPEIPGLDTALGLRRIMGNRSAYGKLLRMYMDNQEPAPAQIRESLAAGDYETARRLAHSAKGVSANIGAVRVQELAATLEQLIVERKSRGEIDQALEAYAAELEKLISSLAGVIPRPVATEVSPGVDEAKMTGVTEKIKELLANGDSEIPEYFEREYGTLQAILGPGSFGPFESAVRRYDFEKALELMDTRRDKDRK
- a CDS encoding two-component system response regulator — encoded protein: MSMGEPKEKQTVLIADDAPENLALMSSILKDQYNIKMANNGERALKLAMTGTPLDIILLDVMMPGMDGHEVCRLLKENVNTRKIPVIFVTSRDDVQDESLGFAIGAEDYITKPVSPPIVRARVATHLALYNQRKSLEDEVRKRTEEIEETRLEIIRRLGRAAEYRDNETGMHVIRMSNYCRLLAMALGMSQDEADLILFASPMHDVGKIGIPDKVLLKPGPLDEEEWTIMKRHCLYGTRIIGEHKSPLLKVAGVIALEHHERWDGKGYPRGLSETDIDLYARITAVSDVFDALTSWRPYKEPWPVDRAVQHMKNEQGRHFDPDLIAIFTERLPAILEIRKRFLD